A window of the Phaseolus vulgaris cultivar G19833 unplaced genomic scaffold, P. vulgaris v2.0 scaffold_21, whole genome shotgun sequence genome harbors these coding sequences:
- the LOC137817220 gene encoding uncharacterized protein, with protein sequence MAAFPASQRKKYVRSVSSVVEEFPDDPWESDLVFTRADLRDVVPHDNDPVVISIVTTGRKVHRVLVNQGSSADVMFWSTFNKLQLSPDLLRPYTGCLYGFADNPVEVRGYLELRTTFTDGATSRTESIRYLVVNANSAYNVLLGRPALNRLRAVSSTHHMKMKLPDLSGKVIVIKSDQEEARKCYENGLKTKRGVVMVIERPPVSDS encoded by the coding sequence ATGGCGGCTTTTCCTGCCTCTCAACGTAAGAAATATGTGAGGTCAGTAAGTTCAGTTGTTGAGGAATTTCCAGAcgacccgtgggagtcagacctcgttttcacaagggctgacctgcgggatgtcgtcccacacgataatgaccccgtggtcatttcaatAGTCACAACGGGAAGAAAGGTACATAGGGTTCTCGTCAACCAGGGCAGTtctgcagacgtcatgttttggtcgaccttcaataAGCTACAGTTATCCCCTGACCTGCTGAGACCCTACACTGGATGCTTGTACGGGTTTGCAGATAACCCAGTGGAGGTACGTGGCTACCTGGAGCTGAGaacgacgttcactgatggagcgACGTCGCGCACtgagagcatccggtacttggtggttaacgccAACTCAGCCTACAACGTCTTGTTAGGCAGACCTGCCTTGAACAGATTAAGGGCAGTGTCCTCCACAcaccacatgaagatgaagctaccagatCTTAGTGGCAAAGTAATCgtaatcaagtcagatcaggaagaGGCCCGTAAGTGTTATGAAAAtggcctgaagacgaagagaggtgTGGTCATGGTGATTGAACGACCACCAGTTTCAGATTCGTGA